Proteins from a single region of Urocitellus parryii isolate mUroPar1 chromosome 4, mUroPar1.hap1, whole genome shotgun sequence:
- the Far1 gene encoding fatty acyl-CoA reductase 1 isoform X2, whose product MVSIPEYYEGKNVLLTGATGFLGKVLLEKLLRSCPKVNSVYVLVRQKAGQTPQERVEEVISGKLFDRLRDENPDFREKIIAINSELTQPKLALSEEDKEVIIDSTNIIFHCAATVRFNENLRDAVQLNVIATRQLILLAQQMKNLEVFMHVSTAYAYCNRKHIDEVVYPPPVDPKKLIDSLEWMDDGLVNDITPKLIGDRPNTYIYTKALAEYVVQQEGAKLNVAIVRPSIVGASWKEPFPGWIDNFNGPSGLFIAAGKGILRTMRASNNALADLVPVDVVVNTSLAAAWYSGVNRPRNIMVYNCTTGSTNPFHWGEVGYYLNHFFKMNPLNQVYRHPNVKFYSNNLLLHYWKGVRHTVPALLHDLALRLTGQKPWMMKTITRLHKAMVFLEYFTSNSWVWNTDNVNMLMNQLNPEDKKTFNIDVRQLHWAEYIENYCMGTKKYVLNEEMSGLPAARKHLNKLRNIRYGFNTILVILIWRIFIARSQMARNIWYFVVSLCYKFLSYFRASSTMRY is encoded by the exons ATGGTTTCAATCCCAGAATATTATGAAGGCAAGAATGTCCTCCTCACGGGAGCTACAGGTTTCCTAGGAAAGGTGCTTCTGGAAAAGTTGCTAAGGTCTTGTCCTAAGGTCAATTCAGTATACGTTTTGGTGAGGCAGAAAGCTGGACAGACACCCCAAGAGCGAGTGGAAGAAGTCATTAGTGGCAAG CTCTTTGACAGATTGAGAGATGAAAATCcagattttagagagaaaattataGCAATCAACAGCGAACTCACCCAACCTAAACTGGCTCTTAGTGAAGAAGATAAAGAGGTCATCATAGATTCTACCAATATTATATTCCACTGTGCAGCTACAGTAAGgtttaatgaaaatttaag AGATGCTGTGCAGTTAAATGTAATTGCTACACGACAGCTTATTCTCCTTGCACAACAGATGAAGAACCTGGAAGTGTTCATGCATGTGTCAACAGCATATGCCTACTGTAATCGAAAGCATATTGATGAAGTAGTCTATCCACCTCCTGTAGATCCCAAGAAGCTGATTGATTCTTTAGA gtggatggatgatggactAGTAAATGATATCACACCAAAACTGATAGGAGACAGACCTAATACTTACATATACACAAAAGCATTGGCGGAGTATGTTGTACAACAAGAAGGAGCAAAGCTAAATGTGGCGATTGTAAGGCCATCAATTGTTGGTGCCAGTTGGAAAGAACCTTTTCCA GGATGGATTGATAACTTTAATGGACCAAGTGGACTTTTTATTGCG GCAGGGAAAGGAATTCTCCGAACAATGCGTGCCTCCAACAATGCCCTTGCAGATCTTGTTCCTGTAGATGTAGTTGTCAACACAAGTCTTGCAGCAGCCTGGTATTCCGGAGTTAATAG GCCAAGAAacatcatggtgtataattgcaCGACAGGCAGCACTAATCCTTTCCACTGGGGTGAAGTTG GATATTATCTAAACCATTTCTTCAAGATGAATCCTTTAAACCAAGTATACAGGCACCCCAATGTTAAGTTCTATTCCAACAACCTATTGCTTCATTATTGGAAGGGTGTCAGACATACAGTACCTGCATTATTGCACGATCTTGCACTCAGGTTGACAGGTCAGAAACCGTG GATGATGAAAACAATAACTCGTCTTCACAAAGCTATGGTGTTCCTCGAATATTTCACAAGTAATTCTTGGGTGTGGAATACTGACAATGTCAATATGTTAATGAATCAACTAAACCCAGAAGATAAAAAG ACCTTCAATATTGATGTACGGCAATTACATTGGGCAGAATATATAGAAAACTATTGCATGGGAACTAAGAAATATGTATTGAATGAAGAAATGTCTGGTCTTCCTGCAGCTAGAAAACATTTGAACAA GTTACGGAACATACGTTATGGTTTCAATACTATCCTTGTGATCCTGATCTGGCGCATTTTTATTGCAAGATCACAAATGGCAAGAAACATCTGGTACTTTGTAGTTAGCCTGTGTTACAAGTTTCTGTCATACTTTCGAGCATCCAGCACTATGAGATACTGA
- the Far1 gene encoding fatty acyl-CoA reductase 1 isoform X1, which produces MVSIPEYYEGKNVLLTGATGFLGKVLLEKLLRSCPKVNSVYVLVRQKAGQTPQERVEEVISGKLFDRLRDENPDFREKIIAINSELTQPKLALSEEDKEVIIDSTNIIFHCAATVRFNENLRDAVQLNVIATRQLILLAQQMKNLEVFMHVSTAYAYCNRKHIDEVVYPPPVDPKKLIDSLEWMDDGLVNDITPKLIGDRPNTYIYTKALAEYVVQQEGAKLNVAIVRPSIVGASWKEPFPGWIDNFNGPSGLFIAAGKGILRTMRASNNALADLVPVDVVVNTSLAAAWYSGVNRPRNIMVYNCTTGSTNPFHWGEVEYHVISTFKRNPLEQAFRRPNVNLTSNHLLYHYWIAVSHKAPAFLYDIYLRMTGRSPRMMKTITRLHKAMVFLEYFTSNSWVWNTDNVNMLMNQLNPEDKKTFNIDVRQLHWAEYIENYCMGTKKYVLNEEMSGLPAARKHLNKLRNIRYGFNTILVILIWRIFIARSQMARNIWYFVVSLCYKFLSYFRASSTMRY; this is translated from the exons ATGGTTTCAATCCCAGAATATTATGAAGGCAAGAATGTCCTCCTCACGGGAGCTACAGGTTTCCTAGGAAAGGTGCTTCTGGAAAAGTTGCTAAGGTCTTGTCCTAAGGTCAATTCAGTATACGTTTTGGTGAGGCAGAAAGCTGGACAGACACCCCAAGAGCGAGTGGAAGAAGTCATTAGTGGCAAG CTCTTTGACAGATTGAGAGATGAAAATCcagattttagagagaaaattataGCAATCAACAGCGAACTCACCCAACCTAAACTGGCTCTTAGTGAAGAAGATAAAGAGGTCATCATAGATTCTACCAATATTATATTCCACTGTGCAGCTACAGTAAGgtttaatgaaaatttaag AGATGCTGTGCAGTTAAATGTAATTGCTACACGACAGCTTATTCTCCTTGCACAACAGATGAAGAACCTGGAAGTGTTCATGCATGTGTCAACAGCATATGCCTACTGTAATCGAAAGCATATTGATGAAGTAGTCTATCCACCTCCTGTAGATCCCAAGAAGCTGATTGATTCTTTAGA gtggatggatgatggactAGTAAATGATATCACACCAAAACTGATAGGAGACAGACCTAATACTTACATATACACAAAAGCATTGGCGGAGTATGTTGTACAACAAGAAGGAGCAAAGCTAAATGTGGCGATTGTAAGGCCATCAATTGTTGGTGCCAGTTGGAAAGAACCTTTTCCA GGATGGATTGATAACTTTAATGGACCAAGTGGACTTTTTATTGCG GCAGGGAAAGGAATTCTCCGAACAATGCGTGCCTCCAACAATGCCCTTGCAGATCTTGTTCCTGTAGATGTAGTTGTCAACACAAGTCTTGCAGCAGCCTGGTATTCCGGAGTTAATAG GCCAAGAAacatcatggtgtataattgcaCGACAGGCAGCACTAATCCTTTCCACTGGGGTGAAGTTG AATACCATGTAATTTCCACTTTCAAGAGGAATCCTCTCGAACAGGCCTTCAGACGGCCCAATGTAAATCTAACCTCCAATCACCTTTTATATCATTACTGGATTGCTGTAAGCCATAAGGCCCCAGCATTCCTGTATGATATCTACCTCAGGATGACTGGAAGAAGCCCAAG GATGATGAAAACAATAACTCGTCTTCACAAAGCTATGGTGTTCCTCGAATATTTCACAAGTAATTCTTGGGTGTGGAATACTGACAATGTCAATATGTTAATGAATCAACTAAACCCAGAAGATAAAAAG ACCTTCAATATTGATGTACGGCAATTACATTGGGCAGAATATATAGAAAACTATTGCATGGGAACTAAGAAATATGTATTGAATGAAGAAATGTCTGGTCTTCCTGCAGCTAGAAAACATTTGAACAA GTTACGGAACATACGTTATGGTTTCAATACTATCCTTGTGATCCTGATCTGGCGCATTTTTATTGCAAGATCACAAATGGCAAGAAACATCTGGTACTTTGTAGTTAGCCTGTGTTACAAGTTTCTGTCATACTTTCGAGCATCCAGCACTATGAGATACTGA